ATATGATGGAGAAGAATCCCTTGCCATGAGGAACGACACGAATGGCCTCCGAAGTATTCCATAGAGCCATTAGTTCCTACTTAATATCAGTCGCAAAGCGAGGAGTGTCGCCCTTGTCTAAGATGAGCCGAGCATGAACGACGAATTCAAACTCCTTGAGTTTGCTTTGATAAAGAGATTCAAGAATCCGGAGAATGGATTTGTTCCCAATCTTGACAGGGTGAAGGGCACTTAAATCCTGTGCAAAGACGTCCGTCGGTTTTTGGGACATGCTATTAACCACACGAGCAAAGGACACCCTATTTTTTTGAAACCCTAGTATCCGCTTTAGGGTTTGTCTCTCTTGCCATAATCTTTTGGGGAGCAACTGAGGGACCAATAGAGCCAGTAGTCTGGGTTAGGGAGATCCCTATCGTAGAACTAGACGGAACATCAACAGTAGTAACCATCGTTGAGATTTTCGTCACAGTCGCTGCTCCACTACCACCACTGCCAGATGAGCCTCGTGGGGGAAGGGGGGAGCGAAGTTGCTAGTGAGAGGAGGGAAATCGGGATCCATCAGGCCACCAGTGAGAAGGCGGCGGCGCTAGGGTTCATTGAGAAGACGGTGGCGCTCGTCTTGATGATACGTATCGAAGAGCTCACGGCctaatataaaaacataaaacaaactTTCACTAAAAGAAATACAATTATCTTAAAAACATTGAgacaatatattaaaaatattcataaaaatagaaatgatcttaatatttaaaaaattcataaaacaaacttttactaaaagaaatacaattatcttaattttttttaatagaaataatCTTAAAATTAGTAGTATTTCTAATTTCTAATTTCTAATTCTACCCTAAATTCTCTTAAATCTTAAACCTAACATCCTCTAAATTATCTTTCCCAATTCATCGCAGCGCCTTGTGGCTGTCGTCAAAAAGCCCCAGACTAGAAAAAGGACAAGAAATTGACCAGAAAAAGGCACAAATTAGGGGCCGGGTAATCTATTTAGCCTAAATTACAGCTGCAACAAAaattgattgtgttgcattcaTAAtcaagtttcattttttttttttcccatcaGTTTAACAATGGCGTCCGCAGCGGCGGCTAAAGCGAACCCATATTCCATTGCAAACACTAATCTGCAAAAAATAGGATTTTCCCACAAATCCCCCATAAAAGTCCCTTTTTGTTCAGACTCGCCTAGCCCAAGACTCGTCGCGGCTCATTCCAACAACCCGAATCTGGATTCCGCCAAAATGGGTAAAAGTGTTTCTGGGTTTGGATCGGCGCCCGGAAGCCCGGAAAGTTTGCATGCGTCTCCATCTCCTTCTGCCGCCATTGATTTTCTCACATTGTGTCATCGTCTGAAGGTCCGTCCGAATTTCGTGCGTTTGCATGTTCTTGCCATGTGTAGGGGTGGGAATTAGTAGATATTTTGGTTTTGCTTAGTTTGTTTGTTAATGTTTCACACCTGTGATTTTTGGGGGAAAAAAATGTTTGagttttagtgctcgtttggttcaagtagaggaatggaaagggaattgaattaaataaaggAATGGAATGGTAataataaccattacttttattgattgtttggtttaacaatggaaaagaatcattagtaagggattctcttttttttgtttcctctctattttgagggataacaaattgagtgattgggttaccctcaagtaagggtaatggttaactcattacccaaacgaaacaacaagtaattgaatccatttccaatctctaaaaacacccaaccaaacatgGTCTTAAAGatattctctttttctctctctcccgaaCGTGAATCTTTGGTGCGTTCAGTGTTATGTGAATTAGATATGTCTTGGTGGTGTATTAATCTTCTCCTTCTGAATTATGAGGTTCTTAGAAAATATTACGGCATGTGTTGATTGAGTTGCTGCCAAGAGAGAATTCATGGTTAGAATTATAGAAGCATCAATGTTCTTGTGGAGCATTTCGATGAAAATTGTTTCATGAATTCAACTGGAGGTTGGGATACTTTCTGTGCCAGCATATATCATGTTAAGAGTAGGCTCATTGTGAATCAACCATAGCATGATCATGTATAAAAGTAAGAATAGgttgttttctttttcctctCCTTGAAGTAACTTATGTTGTAATTCCTTCCCTTACCTATAGCTTTCTTGTTGGCTTGGTGGGTGATAGACGAGCAGATGGCTGTATGGTTTCTCTTTACCATTTGAtatgatcatgctcaacacccttaattattttcttgaatGCTGTCTAACTTTAAAGTGGAAGCATTTTTAACAAGAATGGCAAACTTTTGtccagaatttttttaaaaatagtcaaATATAATTAGGTCTTCTGGTTGATTAATCGCCTGAAAATGCAGAAAAAGGAGTGTGAAGGAACCGAAAGATAGATAATTCTCGTTCTTTTTCTTACCTTTTGCACTCTCATGTCCAACTGCTTTAGTTAGGTGGCCATCCACTTTTTAAGAGATTAATTGATATTCTTGTAACTTTCAAGTAATTGAACAGGGACATAGTACAAATACTTTGGtgtattgtttttttatttttgatgttATCTGCTATTATAAAGGTTCTtttgatctctccctctctcacatACATTTAGTCTACAAAACGGAAAGGATGGCTGAATCATGGCATAAAGGGTCCTGAATCAATAGCTGATCACATGTATCGTATGTCATTGATGGCTTTGATTGCTGATGATGCTCCTGGCGTTAACAGGGAAAGGTTGTGCTTTAATAGTTTTTCCTTATACAATGCCAGAAATGTTACCCTGTTCAGTGTTTATTCTGAAGTATATTTACCTTGTTTCTTATTAACCATGAAACAGGTGTATCAAGATAGCAATTGTTCATGACATCGCAGAAGGTATATTCttgataaaatttgaattttgttggcGTGGTTACGAAAGTTCtaatatttcaaaaacatcACTGCTTTTTCCCATTTCCCATAAGTAAAATATTTTGCATTTAGCTCCCTTTCCATCCTCTCCCGCTTATAGCATGTAACCGCTGGCATCATAATATTTTTCCAGTAACCATAATCATTTTGCTGATATAACAAATTTTTAGCTCCCTATATATCTTCAGTTTCATATTCTATCAACGTCTAGGCATCTAGTCACTGTTGATGTGTATTAATTTCCATAATTTTCTTTGACCATAATGACCGTAATTAGCTCACATCTTGAATTCCCTAGTAAGGTTTTTCTATTATGATAAAAAGAAACTTTACTATGTATGTGGAGATCTTTTGTTACCTTACGTTTGTTATGACAATCCTGCCAAAACTATGTTATATGCCTTAAGCAGAACTGTCAAGTCACAGTGTTTCTACTTGCTCGACTCTTCTTCTGAGCTACACAGGCTCTGATTGTAATCCCGGTTCTTTAAACTTTGACGTTTACTTTTGCCATCAGTTCTTCTGTCTCATCACTCGATATGTTAAGTACGTGTGTTGTCTTCACTTTTGTAGCCATTGTTGGAGATATAACCCCATCTGATGGTGTGCCAAAGCATGAAAAGAGTAGAATGGAGCAAGAGGCGTTAGATGAAATGTGCAAAGTTCTTGGTGGTGGGATGAGAGGTTTGACTTAGCTTTAAGGCTATATATACTTATAGTCCATGTTCTTCTTGTATCAGACGTGATATAATGAACCTTTTTTGGCAGCTGATGAAATACAAGAACTATGGCAAGAGTATGAAACCAACTCATCTTTAGAGGCCAACCTTGTGAAAGATTTTGACAAAGTATGTAGTACTGCATGTTTGTGCCATCGTTTCAAATTTTAGAGCTTTTGTTCGATTTTAATAAGATGTAATCTTTCAGTCCTGTCCGGATGTTGAAATTTCTCAATAGTATCTAGTAGCTTTTCTGCAATTTCTTAGCAACTCACATTTTGGCATTTACTTGTTCTGATTATTATGCCTTCCTGCCTAACACTGATATTTCTACCAATCTTGTGAAGCATGTTCACTAACGCAATTGGCTTTCAAGAAATGTAGTGTATACTTTCATCGATCGGGTTGGATGTTTAATGGGTGCTAGTAGGATAGCATATAAGCTATCTCCTCATCCTAAGCTATCAAAATTTTGAACTATTAATCTTTTCTGCATGCCATCTAATTTATTTTGAAGCAGAGGAAAGATTATTAATGTTCACAACTTAGTATAACCACGCTTTTTCACATGTAGAAGAAAATTGAGTATTTCCCTGTTCGGTTGTCCCCTTCTTTCTTGCTATTGCCGAATGCAGCTCCTTGTATGTGTGTTGATAGATTCtcatgtaaatatatatatgtatatatatatatatatatatatatatatatatatatatgctttctTCTCTACTAGTATTCTGTCAATTCATGTCTTCTTTTTACCGATTTATCCCCAGTTTTTTATCCTAACTAGTCTAATATTTCTTCAGGTTGAAATGATTCTACAAGCGTTAGAGTACGAAACAGGTAAATGAGTTGACATTTATTTCTCGCTTAACAGAAGAAACAATATCCAGGGCTTATAATTCTTGCCCTTTATGATCTAGAATCCATAATTTTATTCTATTAAAAAGATTAGATTTCTTATCTGCCTGTGGTATATTATCAAAGTTTTTAGCATGTCTCTGTCTGAACTATGATACAGAATATTATTTGATGATGGTAAGTTTTTTTGTCTAGCAGAGCATGGGAAGATCTTGGATGAATTCTTTCTGTCAACTGCCGGTAAGTCCGGTGAACAATTCTCTTCATCGCTTAGCTACAATTATTCCAGTTAATAACGCGTATTTCCCTTTGTCCGGTGCAGGAAAATTTCAAACTGAAATCGGGAAAAGATGGGCAGCCGAAATCATTTCCAGAAGAAATTCAAGATGAGCAATAGGTCTAACTAGTCCCTTGATTCATCCCCTGGACTAAATTTAATCGTCTCTGGTCATTTTGTCACGGCAGTTCTCGACTAGAAGCAATGCTCGGGAAGACGAAGCAGAAATCAGATTTTAACATAGCAGACATCCTTTTTCATTCAGGAGTTTGTGAGTTCCTTCTTTCCTTGAGGGACCTTGTTTTAGCAGTGTTACTACTCTTGTAGGTTACTTTAAGATTAATACTCTTTTTGTGTTAATCATCATCAATAAGTCGAATGCTCGTTTTTTCATGAACGTGATTTCTGATGCATTGCTTCAGTTTGACTGAGATTTAATTAAAcccaatttgaattaataaaaacAAAGAAGATTTTGGATATTCTTTTGTTAATTTAGATAAACTTAGAATGATAGTGTGTGCTGATTCTACTCAATTCGTTTAACATCTCTGGTTGTAGTTGTTAATTAGTTGTGTATTAAAGAAAAGGCATAGTGTATCATAATTTTGTGGAAGATTTGAGTGCAAATCTTGGTTAGTAGAAGGTTTTCCTTGTCATAGAAAAAATAACTAAACAAAAAATTAGTACAACTAGTAAAATAAAACTATTTCTCTCATTCTTCTATGGAAAAAAGATTAGATGAAATGAAGGTTTgaattttactctttttttttatcggaATGAATTTTACTCTTTTAATTTTGAGTgaagttatactccctccgtttcattacaaatatctcattattttttgatacagagattaagaaatgtatagaaagtagataaagtgagttggtgaaaattatttaaatatcaggtatagagagagaatatattataaaaggaattagacatttgtaatgggacatcccATAATAGAAagtgagatatttgtaatgggacgtaGGGAGTATTTCATCTATGTTAGAGCGTCATAACTCATAGCATATAGTCCCCAAGAAGACATTAAGCTGTGCGAACTCCTGTTTACGAACAGTGAGATTTAGAGTTCAAACTCTACCGCTCTCCCTTttccaaagtaaaaaaaaaaaaaaaaaaaagaccttATAGCATGCACAATGTTATTTTATGTTAATATTCATGTGATCACCATTTTTGTGTTTCGAATAAATACAATACAAACTTTCAATTTGTTGTGGTTAAAACATGCTCAAATTTAAGACTAGGGCTGTAAAATCGGGTTGCgagtatcgggtataccctcacctGTCCCGATATCCGCGCGAGTATCGGGTATCTGAAACCCGCAAATTTAAAGaggagggtcgggtgcgggtatcATATCCTCAAAAATTGCGGGTAGAGGGTACCCGCATTACCcgcaaataatattaaaaaattaaaattaaataattttattaggaATTTTAGGAATTAACTCCCAAAAACTCCAAGCCCTAATTTTATTTCGTGACTTTCTACACTATTAATTTCGTTTTAAAACTACCTCTagtactattattttattattgactTTGTATTTATTAGACTGTTGGATTGATCTTTGATTTAGCGTTTGAACTTGAATTTTGATCGTTGTGCTTGTTTGTCagctatttatttattatgtattcgtcacaggttttatgaataatcgatgaaatagaaatgatattttcaattttttttgtgaaatgcgggacaaaataccctcctgcgggaccaaaaacccgcaaaattacaataaaaaaaaataaaaaaaattgcgggactgtgagggtaccctcatacccgccgcgggtatccgctgcgggtattcgggtacccgcaacATGCAggagggtcgggtgagggtgggGTTTTGGGCGGTTTTTGTCCCGTGGATATCCGCATTTTGCGGGTaaggtacccgcgggtacccaaATTTACAGTCCTAGTCAAGATTAAGACAATTGAAAAATTCCACCAATTTGCAAAACTTTCGTCCTCAGTCAAACCACAATTGTTTCTACACTCAAATTACTTTCGAGTTTCGATAAATGAGATTGATAGAGTATCTTAAAGTCGATGTTATTGGCAATCTAAGCAACAATGTATTGTTGTAAGATTTATCGTCGTCAACGAATATTAATGGTGATTTATATaccaaaatatcaatttcttccAACTCATCAAAAAGACCATTGATTTTAATATCGTGAATTGACAATTTAAACAAgaagaatttatttaaaattcgaAAGTTTGGTGCGAATTAGTGTGGTTGGAACTACAAATTagataaaaattaatactattttTTACGAGTCGTAGATTTTATGTCTAGAGAAATCAATTTACTTGGAAATGAAAAGTCGAAAAAGATAGTATTACTTTGTTTTGAAAAGTTTACTAAGTAAGTAGAATTTTACGAGTAAACCCTTCAAAGGTAACGTAATCTTGTCATAAACATTATTAATCACACTTCAATAAATCCcacctccccccccccccccaaaaaaaaaaaaaaagaaaaaagaaaaaaggaacgTACCGtggataaaaatatattaacacaCTCTATTATCTAAAATGTTCATTTCTTTTATGGAAATCTAAAACAGTTCCTAAACAAACATTCTTTTAATACAGTCAACAAATGTCAAAAAGGATGTGACACATCCACGTCATCATTGACCAACGATGAAACACTAATCCATTTTTATCCTTGATTTGAAACAATGGGGAGAAAGAATTGTCCTTGACCCCAATTTTCCGTGATTTGGACCTAATCGTCATGGCTTAGGAAACAATAATCCATTTTTACGCATTCACACATAAatacattaataaataattaattaattaaataaaattagctcTCCAGATTTGTGATGTGGAGAATCTACCATGGAAACTCAAAGCTGAGAAAAATTCTCGTATGTTATGACACACATCTGGCGCCGAATCTATGTCCCCTTTCCATACATGGCTGCTTTTGGCATGGTGTTGTTCGGTAAATACTGCGCGCCGCTCAGATGAACAAAGTGATTCTGCTCGTGGATGTGTTTTCATGCCTGACTGAAGTGTGAGATTTTTTATTTCCCGATTTTGGTTTAGAAAAGTTGTGATTCTGCTGCTGTATACGGTGATATAGGATTCTGAGTTGTACGTGATTCCTGTGTTGGATGGTTGGAATTCAGTCGGATTATGAGAAATTTGACATTAATTGACGCTTTAGCGACTAGGTTTTGCGTAGAATTGGGGATTTGAGTGCTGGTTTCCGTGCATGAAGTGATTTTTCTGCAGATTATGGTGATCTTTGTTGCATTTGGCGATTGTGATGTGTTTGGTTCTTTATCTTGTGAGAATACAgtgattcatgcatagttattgACGTAGTGCGTGAAAGGGAATTTTAGTTTGATAACAATTTTGATGTTCTGGATGATTTGATTGATAGGAGAAGTGACATTATTGAGCTACATTGTGGTTTTTGCATATGATATTGAAGTTTAAGTAAATTTGTTGATAGAAGTAGCGACAAAGTTAGTATATCAAGGGGTTGTTGGTGGTTGGTGAGATGGCTTCTGCATCTTCTACACAACCTCCTCTTCCTCCTGATGGTCCTCAGGATTCATCACCGCCGCCACTGAAAAATTCCCCTCCCTCAATCCCAGCACCTCCACCTCTGCCTATGGCTTCTCCTCCCCCTGAAACTATAGTTTCTCCTCCTCCATCATTACCTTCTACTCCACCTCCAATATCACTTGCACCTCCTCTTAAACCACCAGTTAACTCTCCACCACCTCCACTGATTGATGCTCCCTATTCACCGCCTCCTCCTAATCACTCTCCACCCCCGCCTCAGCCGTTAAACAGTCCTGCACCTCCAGCTCCGAAATCACAACAGCCCCCTAAGAGTTCACCACCACCTAAGCCCCCAGCAAGTTCCCCTTCACCGCCGTCACCAtctccaccacctccacctccacggagctcaCCTCCACCACCTCCACAAAACTCACCTCCACCACCGCCACGAAACTCAtctccaccacctccaccacctCCACGAAActcacctccacctccaccacctCCACGCAActcacctccacctccaccacctCCACAAAACTCCCCTCCACCTCCTCCtccacctcctcctcctctACGATCACCACCAATGTCACCACATGCACCTTCAATACTAAATCACCACCTCCTCATTCCTCTCGGTCACCGCCATCCCATCCAAGAATCAATAGTTCCACTGGTAATGCACCAAAAGATTCAGGGCATATTGATTATGGGGGCATTCATACTGAGGCCGGCGTGATATTATATTCAGTAGTGGGTATATTAGTATTTTTGCTAGTGGTTGCATGTTGTGTGAGATGGCGAAAAAAAGCTTCTGGACGTAATGGTAATTACATTGTGCCGACCTCTTCCCATGAATCAGGTAAATATATTAGAACATGCAAATTAGAATAACAGCAGGGTCATGCACCATCTTCTTATGGAAATAATTTAAGAAGTTATTTGCCATGTGCCC
The genomic region above belongs to Salvia miltiorrhiza cultivar Shanhuang (shh) chromosome 5, IMPLAD_Smil_shh, whole genome shotgun sequence and contains:
- the LOC131024432 gene encoding uncharacterized protein LOC131024432 isoform X1, giving the protein MASAAAAKANPYSIANTNLQKIGFSHKSPIKVPFCSDSPSPRLVAAHSNNPNLDSAKMGKSVSGFGSAPGSPESLHASPSPSAAIDFLTLCHRLKSTKRKGWLNHGIKGPESIADHMYRMSLMALIADDAPGVNRERCIKIAIVHDIAEAIVGDITPSDGVPKHEKSRMEQEALDEMCKVLGGGMRADEIQELWQEYETNSSLEANLVKDFDKVEMILQALEYETAEHGKILDEFFLSTAGKFQTEIGKRWAAEIISRRNSR
- the LOC131024432 gene encoding uncharacterized protein LOC131024432 isoform X2, coding for MASAAAAKANPYSIANTNLQKIGFSHKSPIKVPFCSDSPSPRLVAAHSNNPNLDSAKMGKSVSGFGSAPGSPESLHASPSPSAAIDFLTLCHRLKSTKRKGWLNHGIKGPESIADHMYRMSLMALIADDAPGVNRERCIKIAIVHDIAEAIVGDITPSDGVPKHEKSRMEQEALDEMCKVLGGGMRADEIQELWQEYETNSSLEANLVKDFDKVEMILQALEYETEHGKILDEFFLSTAGKFQTEIGKRWAAEIISRRNSR
- the LOC131025930 gene encoding leucine-rich repeat extensin-like protein 3 is translated as MASASSTQPPLPPDGPQDSSPPPLKNSPPSIPAPPPLPMASPPPETIVSPPPSLPSTPPPISLAPPLKPPVNSPPPPLIDAPYSPPPPNHSPPPPQPLNSPAPPAPKSQQPPKSSPPPKPPASSPSPPSPSPPPPPPRSSPPPPPQNSPPPPPRNSSPPPPPPPRNSPPPPPPPRNSPPPPPPPQNSPPPPPPPPPPLRSPPMSPHAPSILNHHLLIPLGHRHPIQESIVPLVMHQKIQGILIMGAFILRPA